The sequence CGGTGGCGACCGTCGCGTCGGCCGCCGCCAAGTTGCCCAGCGCGCCGTGCGGCTTGACGTATCGCACCTGCGTGCCGGCCAGCCGAGCGACGGCGACGAGTGCTCCCGTCTGCGCCACGACCATGCGGCCGATTTCGGCCGGCTGCATCGGTATCACCCGGCGCCCGAACCCTTCGCGGTCGGCGTAGCCGGGATGCGCCCCGACGATCACCCCACGGTCGGCCGCCAGGCGCAACGTCTTGAACATCGTCTCCGGATCGGAGGCATGGCCCCCGCAGGCGATGTTGGCGCTGGTCACGCAATCCAGGATCTCGGCGTCGTGGCCCATGATCCATGGACCGTAGCCTTCGCCGAGGTCGGAGTTGAGGTCGATGCGCATGGTGCCGCTCACTGGCCGGGGCGGTTGGTGGCGCGGGTGAGGAGCGTCACCCCTGCCAGGTCCGCCGAATCGTAGTAGGTGAAGCCGGTGCGATTGGCCCGGCGCCCGCGCATCAGCACCGGGAGTCCCTGCGCGCGTGCCTCGTCCTCCGCGGCGTCGGCATCGGGAACCTCGAAGCCGATGTGGAAGACCCCTTCGCCCTTCTGGTCGAGGTGCTGGCGTTGCGGCGACGGCGCATCGTCAGGCTCGCAGAGCTGGAATTGCACGTTAGGCAGGTTGCAGATCCGGTACTTGAGCGAGTGGAAGCCCTCCCGGCTCGGCACGTCCAGCTCCTCGTACTCGGTGAGCGGCGGATACGGCGTCCACGGTCCGATGCCGATGGATTCGTAGAAGGCCTGCGCCTTGTCGATGTCGTGCACCACGATGCAGATGTGGTGGAGCTTGCCGAAGAGGGATGTCATCCCCTACTCCTTGACCGGAACCAGGTAGTTGAGCACACGACGCCCCCCGTCGACGTAGACGGTTTCGCCGGTGATGTACGATGCGTCGTCGCTGGCCAGGAAGGCCACGACCGACGCGATCTCCGAGACGTCGCCGTAGCGTCCCAGCGGCGTGCGCGACAGGATCGCGTGATGCCCGGCGGTATTCACGAACGCGCCGGCGGTCATCTCGGTCAGGATCGTCCCGGGACCAACGCCGACGACCCGAATGCCGTGCGGCGCAAAGGCCACCGCCGCGGTGGAGGTCACCTGGTTCATCCCGCCCTTCGATATCGCGTACGGCGCCACGTTGGGATTGGCCAGCCCCGAGTTGATCGACGACATGTTGATGATCACGCCCCCCTTGCCTTGGCTGATCATCTGACGGCCGGCCGCCTGCGTTCCGTAAAAGGCGCCCTTGAGGTTGACGTCGAGCACACGACTCAGGATCTCCTCGGTGACGTCGAGGAAGGGGATGACCGGCGCGATGCCGGCGTTGTTCACCATGATATCGATGCACCCGAAGCGCTGGACCGCCGCGTCCACGAGCTGCACGACCTCGCGCTGATTCGCGACATCCACGCGCATCGCCAGCACGCGGTCCGGCGCCGCCAGCTCGGCCACGGTCTTGTCGAGCTGTTCCACGTCGATGTCGGCGAGCACCACCTGTGCGCCCTCGGCCAGCAGGCGTTCAGCCGTCGCCCGCCCAATGCCGCGCGCCGCGCCGGTGACGACGGCGACCTTCCCTGCAAGCCTCATGTGATGCTCCTCTGCGTAGACTCGGTGCGCTCAGCGCGCGATGGTGTCGATCGAACGCGTCGAGGTCCGAAGGCGCCCCCAGCCCGGCGGGCTCAATTCGATGGACCGATACTCGCCACAGGCGATGTGCTCGGCCACCGCCCCCTTCCTTCCCGGCATCCGTGCCGAACAGCGTCCGTCTCGACACGGCGGCGGACACAACTTCGCACCCGCGCGTTGGATGTGCCAAGACGCGCTGGTGCGCGGCGTTCGCCCTCGCGCGGACTCGCCAACCCCGCCCCCGCGCGTAGATTGGCTCCCGACCTTCACCGGAGCGCAAGCCGGGTGTTCCTGCAGAATCCCAAGTCGCAAACCGAGTACGACGTCATCGTAGTGGGCTCCGGCGCCGGGGGCGGGATGGCCGCCTACCAGCTCGGCGTCGCAGGGCTCAAGGTCCTCGTCCTCGAAGCCGGGCGCCGCTACGACCCGCAGACCGAGACGCCGATGTTCAACCTTCCGCGTCAGGCACCGCTGCGGGGCGCGGGGTCCAAGGAGAAGCCGTTCGGCTTCTACGACGCCACGGTCGACGGCGGGTGGGAAGTGCCGGGCGAGCCGTACACCACGGCGCCGGGGAGCGAGTTCAAGTGGTGGCGCGCCCGCATGCTCGGCGGGCGCACGAACCACTGGGGGCGCATCTCGCTCCGCATGGGCGAATACGACTTCAAGCCGAAGACGCGCGACGGACTCGGCGCCGATTGGCCGATCTCGTACGCCGACCTGGAGCCGTACTACGATCGTACGGAGATGCTGATTGGCGTGTACGGTGGCGACGATGACCTGGAGAACACGCCGCGCTCGTCGTCCGGCGTCCTGATGCCGGCCCCCAAGCCGCGCGCGACGGAGCTGCTGGCCAAGAAGGCGTGCGATCCGATGGGGATCCCGGTGATTCCGGCGCACCTGGCGATCATGACGCAGCGGCAGGATCACGAGACGCTGCCCAAGAAGATCCATCCCGACAACCCGCTGGCGCAGCGCGTGCTGGCCGAGTCGATGAAGGCGCGGCAAGCCTGCTTTTGGGCGACGCCGTGCGGCAACGGCTGCTCGATCCGCGCCAACTTCCAGTCGACGACGGTGCTCATCCCGCCGGCGTTGGCCACGGGGAACGTCGACATCGTCCCCGACGCGATGGTGCGCGAGGTGACGGTGGATGCGTCGGGCAAGGCGACCGGCGTGTCGTACATCGACAAGCGGACGCGCGCCGACGTGAAGGTGAAGGCGCGCGTCGTGGTGCTCGCCGCCAGCGCCGCCGAGACGGCGCGCATCCTGCTCAACTCGCGCTCCAACCAGTTCCCCAACGGGCTCTCCAACAGCAGCGGGCTTGTCGGCAAGTACTTGATGGACACGGTGGGGGCTGGGATCGGTGGGCAGATTCCGGCGCTGGAGAACACGCCGCCGCACAACCAGGACGGCGCCAGCGGGATGCACATGTACATGCCGTGGTGGCTGTACAAGCCGCAGCTGGCGGGGAAGCTGGGCTTTGCGCGCGGGTACCACGTGGAGTTCGGCGGCGGGCGCAGCATGCCGGGCTCCGGGGCGATGGGCGGATTGGAGTCGCTCACCGAAGGAGCCTACGGCACGCGCTTCAAGGAAGCGGCGCGCCGCTACTACGGCTCATGGATGTGGTTCGACGGGCGCGGCGAGATGATTCCTAACGAGGATTGTTACTGCGAGCTCGATCCCGACCAGGTGGACCAGTGGGGGATTCCGGTGCTGCGCTTCCACTGGAAGTGGAGCGAGCACGAGACGCGCCAGGCGGCGCACATGGTGAAGACGTTCGCCGGCATCATCGAGCAGATGGGCGGCAAGGTCAACGGCAAGGTCGAGACGGATGGGTCGAAGGTGATTGCACGTGGCGGGCAGATCATCCACGAGGTCGGCACGTGCCGCATGGGGACCAGCGCGAAGACGTCGGTGCTCAACGAGTGGTGCCAGTCGTGGGATGTGAAGAACCTCTTCGTCACGGATGGGGCACCATTCGTGTCCAATGCCGACAAGAATCCGACGTTGTCGATTCTGGCGTTGGCGTGGCGGACGTGCGATCACATCATCGAGCAACTCAAGACGCGGAGTGTCGGATGAGCGACCGCGGCGGGGTTGGGGGGGGGGGGGGGGGGGGGGAGGCGAGCGACGTGGCTGGTGCGTGGGGGCTACCGCAGAGGACGCAGAGGGAGAGGGCGCGGAGGAGAGCAGGGGGCGATTGGTGGCATCGGGCGGCGGGCGGCGCTCAAGGCGTTGGCGACGACGGCGGTGGCGCTGCCGCTGGCGGGGTCGCTGGCGGCGTGTTCGCCGGAGAGTCGGTCGCTGCCGGTCGTCGACGCGTCCAAGGCGGCTTCCGGGGGTGTTGAAGCCAGCGGGGTTCCCGTCGCGGGGCCACGAGGCACCAAGAGCGATCCGGACCTGCTCAATCCCAAGATCACCTGGCCCATGCTGCTCACGGCGAGCGAGATGGTCACGCTCACGGCGTTGTGCGACATGATCATCCCCGCCGACGACAAGTCGCCGGCGGCGTCGGCGGTGGGAGTGCCGGCCTACATCAACGAGTACGTGAGCGCGCCCGCCGACTGGTATCAGAAGGCGCTGGTGCAGGTGCGGGGCGGGTTGATCTGGATCAACGTCGAGAGCAACAAGCGCTTCGGGAAGGCGTTCGCCGACGTGACGCCCGCGCAGCGCACCGCGATCTGCGACGACATCTGCTACGCCGCCAAGGCCAAGCCGGAGTTCAAGCAGGCGGCGCAGTTCTTCGATCGGGTGCGTGACCTCACGGCGGAGGGATTCTACACGACCGATGAAGGGATGAAGGACATCGGCTACGTGGGGAACGTGGCGCTCGCGTCGTTCGACGGGCCGCCGCCGGAAGTGCTCAAGCACCTCGGCTGGGGGGGGGGGGGGGGGGGCTGGTCCCATGTCGGGCTCTTGGTGGCCCACGCGGCGCCTCCGCACCGGGGGGGGGGGGGGGGGGGGGGGGGGGGGGGGGGGGGGGGGGGGGGGGGGGGGGGGGGGGGGGGGGGGGGGGGGGGGGGGGGGGGGGGGGGGGGGGGGGGGGGGGGGGGGGGGGGGGGGGGGGGGGGGGGGGGGGGGGGGGGGGGGGGGGGGGGGGGGGGGGGGGGGGGGGGGGGGGGGGGGGGGGGGGGGGGGGGGGGGGGCGGTGGTCGTGTCACCGCTGCGCGCCCAGATCCCGGTGGCCGAGTACGCGGCACGCCGGGCCGCACTCGCCGCGCGCATCGACAGCGGCGTGGTGCTCGCCTTTGGCCGGCGTGAACCGGTGAACCACTGGCCGCCGTTCTACCAAAACCCGCACTTCCGCTACCTCACCGGCTTCCTCGAGTCCAACGCGGCCTTCGTGATGGTCAAGCGCGGGGGAGCGGTGACGTCGACGCTCTTCCTCGAGAAGCCGAACGCGCGCACCGCGCTGTACCTGGGCGACCGCAAGACGCCACAGGAAGTGGCCGCGAGCCTCGGGCTCGGCGCACGCTTCACCGACGAACTGACCAAGGTCGCCGATTCGCTCGCCACGACCGGCCTCCCGTTCTACGCCATCTCCGACGCGCAGAGCGCGGAGTTCGATTCGCGCGACTCGCTTTCGTTCGGGCGCAACTTCGTCGTCGATTTCATGCAGCGTCACCCCACGGTGAAGGTGGTCGACGCGAGCAAGCAGGTGGAGCAGCTGCGCGCGAAGAAGAGCGAGGCCGAACTGGCGATCATCACCAAGGCTGCGGAGATCTCGGCCAAGGCGCACGAAGAGGTGATGCGCACCATTCGCCCGGGGATGAAGGAGAGCGAGATCCAGGCGATCATGGAGGCGACGTATCGCAAGCTGGGCGCCGACGGGCCGGGGTACACGTCGATCGTTGGGGCTGGCGGCAACTCGACGATTCTCCACTGGCCGGCCTCGTTCCGCGAAGCCAAGGCAGGAGAAGTGGTACTCATGGACGTCGCCGCGTACTACGACGGCTACTCGGCCGACGTCACGCGCACGCTCCCGGTCGACGGGACCTACACGCCGGAAGCGCGCGTGGTCTACCAGATCGTACTCGACGCGCAGAAGGCGGCCGAGCGGCAGA comes from Gemmatimonadota bacterium and encodes:
- a CDS encoding VOC family protein, whose amino-acid sequence is MTSLFGKLHHICIVVHDIDKAQAFYESIGIGPWTPYPPLTEYEELDVPSREGFHSLKYRICNLPNVQFQLCEPDDAPSPQRQHLDQKGEGVFHIGFEVPDADAAEDEARAQGLPVLMRGRRANRTGFTYYDSADLAGVTLLTRATNRPGQ
- a CDS encoding SDR family oxidoreductase encodes the protein MRLAGKVAVVTGAARGIGRATAERLLAEGAQVVLADIDVEQLDKTVAELAAPDRVLAMRVDVANQREVVQLVDAAVQRFGCIDIMVNNAGIAPVIPFLDVTEEILSRVLDVNLKGAFYGTQAAGRQMISQGKGGVIINMSSINSGLANPNVAPYAISKGGMNQVTSTAAVAFAPHGIRVVGVGPGTILTEMTAGAFVNTAGHHAILSRTPLGRYGDVSEIASVVAFLASDDASYITGETVYVDGGRRVLNYLVPVKE
- a CDS encoding GMC family oxidoreductase, with the protein product MLLCVDSVRSARDGVDRTRRGPKAPPARRAQFDGPILATGDVLGHRPLPSRHPCRTASVSTRRRTQLRTRALDVPRRAGARRSPSRGLANPAPARRLAPDLHRSASRVFLQNPKSQTEYDVIVVGSGAGGGMAAYQLGVAGLKVLVLEAGRRYDPQTETPMFNLPRQAPLRGAGSKEKPFGFYDATVDGGWEVPGEPYTTAPGSEFKWWRARMLGGRTNHWGRISLRMGEYDFKPKTRDGLGADWPISYADLEPYYDRTEMLIGVYGGDDDLENTPRSSSGVLMPAPKPRATELLAKKACDPMGIPVIPAHLAIMTQRQDHETLPKKIHPDNPLAQRVLAESMKARQACFWATPCGNGCSIRANFQSTTVLIPPALATGNVDIVPDAMVREVTVDASGKATGVSYIDKRTRADVKVKARVVVLAASAAETARILLNSRSNQFPNGLSNSSGLVGKYLMDTVGAGIGGQIPALENTPPHNQDGASGMHMYMPWWLYKPQLAGKLGFARGYHVEFGGGRSMPGSGAMGGLESLTEGAYGTRFKEAARRYYGSWMWFDGRGEMIPNEDCYCELDPDQVDQWGIPVLRFHWKWSEHETRQAAHMVKTFAGIIEQMGGKVNGKVETDGSKVIARGGQIIHEVGTCRMGTSAKTSVLNEWCQSWDVKNLFVTDGAPFVSNADKNPTLSILALAWRTCDHIIEQLKTRSVG
- a CDS encoding gluconate 2-dehydrogenase subunit 3 family protein, yielding MATTAVALPLAGSLAACSPESRSLPVVDASKAASGGVEASGVPVAGPRGTKSDPDLLNPKITWPMLLTASEMVTLTALCDMIIPADDKSPAASAVGVPAYINEYVSAPADWYQKALVQVRGGLIWINVESNKRFGKAFADVTPAQRTAICDDICYAAKAKPEFKQAAQFFDRVRDLTAEGFYTTDEGMKDIGYVGNVALASFDGPPPEVLKHLGWGGGGGGWSHVGLLVAHAAPPHRGGGGGGGGGGGGGGGGGGGGGGGGGGGGGGGGGGGGGGGGGGGGGGGGGGGGGGGGGGGGGGGGGGGGGRVTAARPDPGGRVRGTPGRTRRAHRQRRGARLWPA
- a CDS encoding aminopeptidase P N-terminal domain-containing protein, which produces MSPLRAQIPVAEYAARRAALAARIDSGVVLAFGRREPVNHWPPFYQNPHFRYLTGFLESNAAFVMVKRGGAVTSTLFLEKPNARTALYLGDRKTPQEVAASLGLGARFTDELTKVADSLATTGLPFYAISDAQSAEFDSRDSLSFGRNFVVDFMQRHPTVKVVDASKQVEQLRAKKSEAELAIITKAAEISAKAHEEVMRTIRPGMKESEIQAIMEATYRKLGADGPGYTSIVGAGGNSTILHWPASFREAKAGEVVLMDVAAYYDGYSADVTRTLPVDGTYTPEARVVYQIVLDAQKAAERQIKPGVARNVPTDSAYAVLKAGLAKLKLIESTTASFDPPPGLCPGNWANSDGTCPQWYLYVYHGFIHGIGLDVHDPGQFSHVAPNQFQDGDAFTIEPGLYVRENVFKDLPDTPRNRAMIALAKGPAVQYRNTGVRVEDDYVLKGGKLIRISLAPREIDEIEKLRKKAVVQ